The Cloacibacterium caeni region TTTTCCAAACTTCCAAATATTTTCTTAAATATTTTTTTGTTCTCGTTTCGTATCTTTTTCCTTAATTAGCTCCTGCGCTTTCCGTTATTTTGGTGATGCAAAAGTATGACTATAAATAAATACAATGCAAATTTTTTCTACAAAAAACTATACAGCTGTTTAAATTGGGGAAAACATTATTCTGGTAACAAACAACTTACATTCATTTTAAAAGTTATCCACAATAAGAAAATACGCTTTGTTTAGTATTATTTATACTATAAATCCTAAACATCACAAAGAATTATATGAATTTAGAAGTAATCATTTTTTATTTTTTGATATATAAAATATCCCATCAACACTCCTAATAAATCTGCAATAAGGTCTAACAATTCCATACTTCTGCCTAAATGCATTTCTCTTTGTAGTATTTCTGTACCTAATCCATATATAAACATAATTAAGAAAAAGGTAAAAAATCGCATTCTAGGAAAACCAATTCTGAAAACAAATCCTAATAGGGCGAATATTGATATATGGAGTATTTTATCAATTCCAGAGAACATAAACCAATATTCTTTGTTTTCTACTCCAGGTTTGAGGAGCATATATGTGAGTATTGCCCAATAAATGGGCAATACGTAATATCTAAATATGTGAGTTATCTTATCCAATGAGTTCTTGGTAATGTTCAGCAGTTAGCAATTCTGATTGGTCTGCACCTTCTGAAAGTTCTACTTTTACAATCCATCCTTTTCCGTATGGGTCTGTGTTTACCAATTCTGGTTCACCTTCTAACTCTTCATTAAACTCTATTACTTTACCTGAAACTGGTAAATATAAATCTGAAACAGTTTTTACAGCTTCTACGCTACCGAATACTTCTCCCGCATTTAAATCATCATCTACAGTATCTACATCTACAAAAACGATGTCTCCTAATTCGCTTTGAGCAAAATCAGTGATTCCAACTGTAGCTACGTTTCCTTCTAGTTTAACCCATTCGTGATCTTTGGTGTACTTTAATTCTGATGGTGTGTTCATTTCTAAATTTATTTTTCCCAAAATTAATGAAATTATATGGAGGTTGCAAAAAAGTTTTTTCTAAAAAAAATAGAACCAAATAAATTTGATTCTATTCTATATTATATACTATTATATATTATATGTGTATTTAGAAACCTTGACCTCCTCCAAAATTAAAGGTTGCCGTAATACCAGCTCTAACCGTAGAAAGTGGAAATGCTGTAGAAATTTTATACTTGGTCATTAATTGATCATAAAAGAATCTTAAATTAAAGTTCTGAGAGATGTTATAATCTGCCGAAACTTTTACGCTCATTAATCTTTGACCTCCGGTAATCTGTGAATCATCTAATAATATATTGGTAATTCTGGTTTGATTATCTCTCAATGAAAAATCTGCTCTTACATTTAAATCACTTTTCAGATTTTTTTCTTTTCCTTGATACCTAACTTTGATTTTTAAATCTTTTAAAATATATCCAAAACCAAAAACATACTCAGAACCTAAATCTTCGGTTAAAGTATGATTTACCAAACCGAGTGTATACATTCTGTTCTTATTATATTGTAAACGGAACTGCATATTATTTCTCATGGTAACATCTGCTCCTAAAAGTGGAGAGAAATCTTCTACGTAACCAATCGTATTAAATGTATAAGGATTATATACATCATTATTAATATCATATTGAGGAGCTCCAGGATTTACATTCTTATTATAATAGTCTACGCTTTTCTGAATTCCTGTTGCGGTATAAGTAGATGTATAAGCATGAAGAATATCAAACTTAGCAAACTGACTATTAATAAAAGGTATGTTTTTAATTCCTGAATAGGTAATTCTCCAGTTTGGCATTGGAAATTTAGATTTTTCTAAACTGTTATTTTTCGTTGGAGACTTTCCTTCAATCGCTGCTTGGAAAGCTGGAATCAATACATAAGCATTGGCTTTGCTGTAATGTTCTGCGTAACCATCAGCTTGTGGTGTTCCATACATTTGAGAAATCGTCTTAGCATTTTCAATGATTTTTTCATAAATATTATCGCTTCCAAAACTTGTCTTCAAGAGAATATTAGAATTGGTAAACGTAATCATCTCACTAGCGAAAGAAAAATCGAACTGAGGTGTACTGCTAATCGCATCTACATTAAAATTACCATGCATTAAATTTTTCATGTAGTTTTTGGTAAAACTCACATCTATTCTAAAATCATTGATAGGCTGAATCTGAATATTCCCAGTAAGATTTCTGGTAGTCATCTGAGAATAAGCTTCCGTCATGTATTCCGAAGAAGAAATCCAACTGTTTTCTATGGCATATCTTCTGATGTCTGCTTGAGAACCCAACAAGAATCCAAAAGTTGGCCCGCCAATTCCTTTTCCATATCCATAGAAATTAGGAGAAGACAATAATCCCGGTAAAACCGTTCCGTTATTTTCAGTATAATTAAAATCTAATTGTTTTATCGCTGTTAAAGCATAAGCAAAAGCTTGAGTAGGCGTCAATTTATTTTTAAAAGTATAAGATTTGAATGCTTTTTTCCTTCCTTTTTTCAAGAAATTCTGAGTATAGACATTGTTCAGAGAATCTATTTCAGATTTTCTGGCATTCATTTTATCATTTACTTTTCTAAAATATTTAAACTTATTGAAGAAACTATTAAAATCTGCACCTCCAGTTACATTAATATTATTGGTATTCTGTGCCAAGTTCCCCAGTTTTACTCCATTAGTATCTACCATCGCTGTAGAACGAGCGCTCCAATTGTACTGTACGCCGTAACCAATCTCCGTATTTACAAAATCTAAATAAGGTAAATTTTCGAATGGTAATCTGTAACTCAACTGAATTCTATGGTTATAAAGAACCGGTCTTCCTTTTTGGAAAACGTTTTGGAAAATAGAACTTCTGTCAAACGTTTGAATATCCAATTGGTCATTAATCGTTCTGGTAGCTGATGAAATATCTAATTTTAGGGATTTGGTTAAATTAAATCCTACGTTATATTGCCAACCGAAGAAGAAGTTTCGGTTTTTAATCACATCAAAATCCGCAGAAGAATTTCCATTGAGCAACGCATCAATATTTCTAAATTCTAATTCATTATAATTTCTGTCTAACTCCGTTCTGAAAGAAACTCTTGTCGGAACTATGTTAAAGTTAATTTCTTTCGCCCATTTCAGATATGGATAAGACTTCGCGGTATCGCTTACAATTTTATTAAATGGTTTAAGATTCCATGGTTTAAAATTAAAACTGTAATCTATATTTCCTCTTAAATATTGTCTGTAATTGTCTTTAGTATAAACATCTCTATACTTATCATCATTATAAATTAAAGAAATGGATAAGTTTTCTACGTCATAGAATTTTGGTTTTTTATTAGGATTCATTCTATCCTTTCTCATATTGAGTACCCCAATACTTCTTTGTTGCGTATACGTTCTTGCTACTTTTTTCAGTTCATCTTTCTTTGGATCTTTGCTAAATTCCACATCATCATTCAGTGGATTGTACTTAGGATCTTCTATGGTTTGAGAATAAGAATAATTCATCGGAATCTTCAATCCTAACTTCTCTGGCAAGAATTTATCTACATTCACCATTGTATTGATACCAAAAGCTGAGTTGGTAGTCTGTGAACGTTCCGCAGGTTTTTGGTTAATGAAACCAAAACCAATCGTAGAATAAGCTCCACTCGCATTTACGGTAGCAAAGTCTCCTAAATTAAAGTTAAGATTTGCGTTTCCTGCATAACCACCTTTATTTTCAATACCTGAAAGTCTAATTTCATTCACCCAAAGAATAAGATTTTTATCTACCTCATCATTATTTCTTACCCCAATCATCATGGTGGTAATATTTCCTAAACTTGGTCTACCTTTTACGTAGAAGGCTTTATTTTCATCACCAAAATCTGCCGAAGTAAATCTTTCGTTGGTTACCGTAGAATTTTTGTCTCTCAAGATTTTTAAATCTACAAAATCCTGAATCGCTAATCTCACGGTGTTTTCATTTGGCCAAATATCAAGCGGAGAAGTGGCATTCGGAGCGGTATATTTCAGCGAAGCTTCATATTCATAATAGTTATCTGTAGCATCACTACCGAATCTGATGAAGAATTTCGCAGATTTATCAAGATTAGAACCTTTGCCAATTAAATCTTCTGCGTGAACAAATAATTCTAAATTTTGGAATCTTCTCATATCTAAAGCGATATTTTTGAAAACACCTCTTGCTTCACCATTCGGAAGGTTGGTTTTCATATAAAGAGAAGCTTCGTTTTGTCTTTGAGCACCTGCATTTCCGCTGAGAACTTGTCTTTCAATTCCTGGAGGCAACACATAAGGTGGAGTTCCCAATGCATTTTCTTCTAAGTTTACACTTCCTACATCAAATTTAGAATTATCTATAGTTCCTGTTCCTTCAAATTGGTTCTGATCATCTACTCTATTTGAAGCAATTCCTTTTCCATATTTTCTCCATTCGCTTCTTACCAAGTCTAATGTTCCGAATCTAATCGTAGCGGTTTCATCAAAACCAGTAAGCATCATTCTGGCAAATCTCACATTATTTAAGATTTGGTCTGCACCAGAAGTTTCGGTAGAAGAATTATAATTGGCAACTGGAATCCTGAATAAGAACCATTTATTTTTAGAAGTTTGTCCGTTTTGGAATTTCACTTCTACTTCTTTTACATCTACAATATTATTTCTTCCTAAAACCAATTCGCTTTGTGCTAAATTAATATCATACTGATTGTAATTTTCGCTTTGGTCTAGGTTATAATCTTTATTTACATCTTCTGCATCCGGAGTTTGAGAAGAAACTTCTAAAGAATTCGACTGAGAGTTTCCATCTGGATTTCTGAAATATTTATAACGCTCAATCATAGATGAAGCTAACGCACCCTGAAACTGATTAGAAAGATAAAACACAAAATCATCTGCAGCTGGGTCTGGCTCATTTTTTACTGGATTGATAAAATTGGTATTGAAAGCTGTAGCTTCCGCTACGTTATCCAATCCATCAAAACCAACATCTTGAGCAGTTCTCTCTTCGTTTTCTGTACCGAAAGCATACAAAACTGGGAATTGGTCTGGCTGAGTTCCCCAATTGGTAGAAGAAGTTTTCGCTGGAGTATTGGGTGTAGGCAAACCATTTTCATATTGCAGTTTACCATCTTTCAGAATATCTTCTGAAACGTTTCCTAATTGCAACATTAATTTAGGAGCAGTTCCTAACATTTTACCGTCTGCATAAGGATCCATCATCCAAAATTCTACATATTCTATATTCGAGCTTCTGAAGTTAGAAACCGTAATCGGTCTCATTAAACCAGCCCATCTTTGTGATGGAATTTCTGCATTTTGATTTAAGTTATACGGACCTCTTTCTTTAGGATAATACGTAATATCAAAAGTATTGGTGAAGGTTTGTTCACCCGCTACAAAATCTCTATTGTTAAAGAGTTCTATCATCTGAACTCTTCTGGAAGCGTGATTAGAAAGTGCTTCAGCGTTAATTCCATTTGGTGCTCTTCCTCCAACTCCATAAAATCTTGGGTCTATATTATACCAAGATAGCAAACCTCTTCCATTTCCGCTTTGAAGGTCATTATTATTAGAATTTCCGAAACCAATTTCAGGTTTAGATGCTAAACTCCAAACTGCAGGTTCTTTTAATGAAATTTTAGAAGTGGTTTGTTCAAAATCATCAATGTAAGATTCATCATTGATTCCTTTATTTTGACCTGGAATAAGATACGCTCCTTCTAATTTCAAATTAATATTAGATGGTGCTTCTGTATTGACAAACGGAATTTTATCTGTAAGTCTGGTTAAAAACTGCGATTGGTTATTGTACATTAGGTTAAAACCAGCCATCGTGTTATTCACGGCTTCGAAACCTGTTTGTACTTTTTGAGTGAGTGGTGTTTCTGAATAATTCACCACAGTTGCACCAATGGTAAGATTTTCATTAAATTTTCTCTCGAGATTTAATCCTAAAAATCTTTTTCTCTGGGTGTTAAAGGTCATTTGGTTTTCCAAACTCACATTGATGGCTTGACCAGATTGTTTCACCATTTCATTGATGATAGTTACTTCACCTACCATATAATTTACGGTGTAATCTACGCCTTCTGTAAGCACAACTCCATTGGCAGTTACTTTTACAGAACCACGTGGAACATTAATCGCTCCTAAAGAAATTCCCGTTCCTTGTGAACCTTTATATCTACCTTCGATGGTGTATCTAAGTGCTAAATTATTTTCAGAAGCGACTTGTTTTTGTTGGGTATACAGTTCATTGAAAACAAATTTTGGGTCATTGCTTCCTAAAACAGATTCTAAGTAACTACCAAAAGGTTGAGCTTTGGTAAACATTACTCTTCCGTTTTGTGCATCCACCGTAATTCCTTGTACAAAATCAAACAAACCGTCTCCTTGTTGACCATTCGTATTATTTTGAATATCGTTATTTACATTCAGTCTATCCCAATTGAATAATTTCAATAAATTTTGGTCTGCAACAGGTGTTCCTGGTAGATAATTTACTTTTCCACCGCTGTCATTATCACGATATAAAACATTTAACAAGAAATTCTGTGGATCTACTTGATTGGCATTTAAAGAATACACGTTTTTCATCATTAAATTCCACATCGGTGAAGTGGTTTTTACGGAAACGTTCGGTTTCAATAATTTGGTAATCACCACTGGACTTTCTTCGGAAAATTCCCCTACTTTATAGACTTTGCTGTCACCAGAAACGGTATAAGAAAAAGACGCCGCCAAAAGTTGATTATCATTTAATCTTTGATTCAAAGAAATATAACCCACTTGTGGATTAAAGGTATATTCAGCAGGATTTAATCTTTTTGCTTTTCGGTTAAAGATAAAATGTTCGCCGTCTTTATAATTGGGGTCACCTGTAGTATTCGGAAGTGATTGATTATTGATCGCGTTATAAGTTTGGTTTACATCTCTTATTCCGCCAAGGTTGGCTACTGCATTATAAACCCCTAAATTAGAATTATCTGGAAAACTTCCACCTTCACCTAAATCTCTAATCCCGAGAATACTTTTTTGCTCTTGCAAATTACCAGAACCTTGGTCTAAAACCCAAAGTTCTAATCGGGTAATCGAAATTCTAGAATTGATTAAAGGATAATTGGCTAAAGCGTTGTCATAATTATTTAAGAAATATTGGCCTAAAAAATAGTGCTGATTATCTTCGTAATCATAAGCGTTTATTTTGAAGGTTTGCATTACACCACCACCTTGAACTACAATATTTCTGGCTTCACCTTGTTGCTGAGAAAACACCAAAGTTCCGTACGTTTTCCCTAATTGGAATTCGGTTTTTAAACCAAAAAGTGATTCAGAACCTCTGATTAAATTGGTAGAAAGTGGCATATTCACATTACCGAATTCTACTCTTTTTATAATTTTATCTTCGCCACCTTTTAGTGGATTTTTTGCTTCACCGATGGCTTGATTTTGTAAATCTCTCCAAGTTCCCTTGGCTTGCCAAACGAGATTCATTCTGTTTTCGAATGCAAAACCAGACTGCGTATCGTAATTGGCTTTGAGTTGTAGATTTTCTCCAACTTTTCCTAAAACACCCAGCTGAATTCTCTGCTGAATATTAATCGCAAAATTGCTTCTGTTTTGTGGAAGAATTAATGGATTTTCAATTTTTTGGTGCAAACCTCCTAAATCAAAACTCGCAAAACCATTTGGAATCAATTCTATTTTATTGCTCCCAAAAATAGTTTCAAAAATTTTATTTTTGATAGTCACACTTTGGATTAAGCCTTTCTTTTCGGCTTCTTTTTTTTCTTCTTTGTAGAGATTTCCACCAAAAGCTTTTTGCTGATAATAATCTTTGAGACTATTATTCAGGGTGTAAGTAGAATATTCTTTTGGAGTAAGAACGATGGGCGCTCCAGTTACGGTGTTTCCAATTTTGGGGTAGAGATAATACATCCCTGTTTTTACATCATAGAATGCTTCGTATCTCGTAGGATTGGGCAAGGCATAATCTTTCCTTATAGAAATATTCGCTGTATCCGAAGGCTTTTGCTGCGCAAGAAATAGCGCAGAAAAAAATAAAAATACAATCGAAAAATAGATTTTATGCAGAGGAAAAGTTTTCTTCACTTGTGTTTATATCATTTTTAGAATTTGCTTCACCAATTCTTCGGTTTGCAAATCTGGATTTTGTTTTAAAATTCTATCGGCAATCTTCTCGCTCATCTTTTTAGGAATCCCTAAAACTTCTAAAGCAGATAACGATTCTTCTTTCACTTTATTGTCTGCAAAAGCAGAAATGTTCTCCGCAGAAACCCCGAATTTTTCTACCTTATCTCGTAAATCTACGATAATTCTTTCGGCGGTTTTAGCACCAATTCCTTTTACTTTTTGGAGCAGGGCAGAATTTTTATTGAGAATCGCTTGTGCAATGTCTTTAAGATCTAATGAAGAAAGCAAAATAAGCGCAGAAACTGCACCCACTCCGTTTACCGAAATTAAGAGATTAAACATTTCTTTTTCTTCTTTGGTATAAAACCCAAAAAGCAAATGTGCATCTTCTCTGATGATTTGTTGGGTGAAAAGAAAAACTTCCTTTCCTAAAGAAAGTCGCTGAGACGTTTGCAAAGAAATGCCTACATAATAACCCACTCCATTTACCTCTATCACCACATAGGTAGGAGTAAGTTCTTGAACAATACCTTTTAATGAAAAAATCATAGTTTTTTAATAATCTTCAAAGATAACAAATCTCTAAAAATTAAAAAATCAATTTATAGGTATAAAACATGCAATAATTCGTAATTTTGGGAAGTTATAATATAAATAGTAAACAGATAATGAAAAACCTACTTCAGCTTTTAGAAGAAAACACCAAAAAATTTCCACAGAAAACCGCTCTTAGCTTTAGAAACGGTGACGAAATAGAGATTCTTACTTGGAAAAAATTCTGGGCAATGGTTTGCCAAACTGCAAACGGATTACATACTCTAGACGTAAAAAAGGGAGATTGTGTAGGTGTTTTTTCTCAAAATTCTAAAGATTGGATTATTTTTGACGTTGCCGTGCAAATGTTGGGGGCGATTACCATTCCCATTTACGCCACCAATAATTATGACCAAACCGAATATATCATCAAGCAAACCGAAATGCAGCACATTTTGGTGGGAGACACGCCTCAACTTGAAATTCTGAAAAGTGCCGAAAAACATTTAGGCAAAAAATTACATATTTTCACGTCTCATGTGATAAAAGACGAAGCCGAAAACATTACCTATTTCCCAGATTTCATCAAGCATTTTGCTACGGAAAGAAACCTCATCGAAATTACCGATGAAGATTTGGCAACCATTCTTTACACTTCTGGAACTACAGGAATCCCGAAAGGTGTAATGCTTACACATGGTGGTTTCAAAGCGGTAGTTGCGGCGCACAAAGAATTTTTCAGTTTCGACAATTTGTACGACATGAAATCTTTGGCATTTTTACCATTAAGTCATATTTTCGAAAGAAGCTGGACGCTTTTTGTGCTTTCTCAAGGTGGTGAAGTTGCCATTTTAGAAGACCCAAAAAATATCTTGAACACTCTGAAACATGTTCACCCAACTGCAATGTGTGCCGTACCAAGATTCTACGAAAAAGTATATCAAACTTTAGTTAAAAAAATAGAAGCTTCTTCTCCTACGAAACAAAAACTTTTCAAAAAAGCTTTGGAAGTGGGCGCTAAAGTAGCTGATAAAAAAAGAACAGGTGCTAAAGTTCCGTTTGGTTTACAATTACAGTTTAGTTTCTTTGACAAATTGGTTTTCAGAAAAATTAAAAATGAATTGGGCGGAAATCTTTCGTTTTTACCTTGTGGTGGAGCGATGCTGAAAAAAGAAATTTCAGAATTTTTTGCAGCCATTGGTTTACCTGTGATTGTAGGTTACGGACTTACCGAAACTACTGCTACCGTTACTGCACTTCCTCCGAAAAATTATGTGTACGGAAGCGTAGGAAAAGCTCTACCAGGTGTAGAAATTAAAATAGGAGCAGATAATGAAATCTTGGTAAAATACCAAGGTGTGATGAAAGGTTACTACAAAAACGAAGAAGATACGGCTAAAGTTTTCACAGAAGATGGCTACTTCAGAACAGGTGATGCTGGTAGAATAGACGAAGAAGGAAATCTCTACATTACCGATAGAATTAAGGATTTAATGAAAACTTCTAACGGAAAATATATTGCACCACAAAGCATAGAAATCCCATTACAAAGCAATCCTTACATTGCTCAAGCGATGGTAATTGCCGAAGGAAAA contains the following coding sequences:
- a CDS encoding AMP-dependent synthetase/ligase, yielding MKNLLQLLEENTKKFPQKTALSFRNGDEIEILTWKKFWAMVCQTANGLHTLDVKKGDCVGVFSQNSKDWIIFDVAVQMLGAITIPIYATNNYDQTEYIIKQTEMQHILVGDTPQLEILKSAEKHLGKKLHIFTSHVIKDEAENITYFPDFIKHFATERNLIEITDEDLATILYTSGTTGIPKGVMLTHGGFKAVVAAHKEFFSFDNLYDMKSLAFLPLSHIFERSWTLFVLSQGGEVAILEDPKNILNTLKHVHPTAMCAVPRFYEKVYQTLVKKIEASSPTKQKLFKKALEVGAKVADKKRTGAKVPFGLQLQFSFFDKLVFRKIKNELGGNLSFLPCGGAMLKKEISEFFAAIGLPVIVGYGLTETTATVTALPPKNYVYGSVGKALPGVEIKIGADNEILVKYQGVMKGYYKNEEDTAKVFTEDGYFRTGDAGRIDEEGNLYITDRIKDLMKTSNGKYIAPQSIEIPLQSNPYIAQAMVIAEGKPYVSAVIVPNFETLMEKYEEFKNYLSLNIEEKKKLLETPFIKETFEKVVNDIQKEFASFEKIKKFKLLPEEFTIERGEITPTLKIKRKIILEKFKALIEGMYA
- the ruvA gene encoding Holliday junction branch migration protein RuvA, with the protein product MIFSLKGIVQELTPTYVVIEVNGVGYYVGISLQTSQRLSLGKEVFLFTQQIIREDAHLLFGFYTKEEKEMFNLLISVNGVGAVSALILLSSLDLKDIAQAILNKNSALLQKVKGIGAKTAERIIVDLRDKVEKFGVSAENISAFADNKVKEESLSALEVLGIPKKMSEKIADRILKQNPDLQTEELVKQILKMI
- a CDS encoding VanZ family protein, whose product is MLLKPGVENKEYWFMFSGIDKILHISIFALLGFVFRIGFPRMRFFTFFLIMFIYGLGTEILQREMHLGRSMELLDLIADLLGVLMGYFIYQKIKNDYF
- the sprA gene encoding cell surface protein SprA, with amino-acid sequence MKKTFPLHKIYFSIVFLFFSALFLAQQKPSDTANISIRKDYALPNPTRYEAFYDVKTGMYYLYPKIGNTVTGAPIVLTPKEYSTYTLNNSLKDYYQQKAFGGNLYKEEKKEAEKKGLIQSVTIKNKIFETIFGSNKIELIPNGFASFDLGGLHQKIENPLILPQNRSNFAINIQQRIQLGVLGKVGENLQLKANYDTQSGFAFENRMNLVWQAKGTWRDLQNQAIGEAKNPLKGGEDKIIKRVEFGNVNMPLSTNLIRGSESLFGLKTEFQLGKTYGTLVFSQQQGEARNIVVQGGGVMQTFKINAYDYEDNQHYFLGQYFLNNYDNALANYPLINSRISITRLELWVLDQGSGNLQEQKSILGIRDLGEGGSFPDNSNLGVYNAVANLGGIRDVNQTYNAINNQSLPNTTGDPNYKDGEHFIFNRKAKRLNPAEYTFNPQVGYISLNQRLNDNQLLAASFSYTVSGDSKVYKVGEFSEESPVVITKLLKPNVSVKTTSPMWNLMMKNVYSLNANQVDPQNFLLNVLYRDNDSGGKVNYLPGTPVADQNLLKLFNWDRLNVNNDIQNNTNGQQGDGLFDFVQGITVDAQNGRVMFTKAQPFGSYLESVLGSNDPKFVFNELYTQQKQVASENNLALRYTIEGRYKGSQGTGISLGAINVPRGSVKVTANGVVLTEGVDYTVNYMVGEVTIINEMVKQSGQAINVSLENQMTFNTQRKRFLGLNLERKFNENLTIGATVVNYSETPLTQKVQTGFEAVNNTMAGFNLMYNNQSQFLTRLTDKIPFVNTEAPSNINLKLEGAYLIPGQNKGINDESYIDDFEQTTSKISLKEPAVWSLASKPEIGFGNSNNNDLQSGNGRGLLSWYNIDPRFYGVGGRAPNGINAEALSNHASRRVQMIELFNNRDFVAGEQTFTNTFDITYYPKERGPYNLNQNAEIPSQRWAGLMRPITVSNFRSSNIEYVEFWMMDPYADGKMLGTAPKLMLQLGNVSEDILKDGKLQYENGLPTPNTPAKTSSTNWGTQPDQFPVLYAFGTENEERTAQDVGFDGLDNVAEATAFNTNFINPVKNEPDPAADDFVFYLSNQFQGALASSMIERYKYFRNPDGNSQSNSLEVSSQTPDAEDVNKDYNLDQSENYNQYDINLAQSELVLGRNNIVDVKEVEVKFQNGQTSKNKWFLFRIPVANYNSSTETSGADQILNNVRFARMMLTGFDETATIRFGTLDLVRSEWRKYGKGIASNRVDDQNQFEGTGTIDNSKFDVGSVNLEENALGTPPYVLPPGIERQVLSGNAGAQRQNEASLYMKTNLPNGEARGVFKNIALDMRRFQNLELFVHAEDLIGKGSNLDKSAKFFIRFGSDATDNYYEYEASLKYTAPNATSPLDIWPNENTVRLAIQDFVDLKILRDKNSTVTNERFTSADFGDENKAFYVKGRPSLGNITTMMIGVRNNDEVDKNLILWVNEIRLSGIENKGGYAGNANLNFNLGDFATVNASGAYSTIGFGFINQKPAERSQTTNSAFGINTMVNVDKFLPEKLGLKIPMNYSYSQTIEDPKYNPLNDDVEFSKDPKKDELKKVARTYTQQRSIGVLNMRKDRMNPNKKPKFYDVENLSISLIYNDDKYRDVYTKDNYRQYLRGNIDYSFNFKPWNLKPFNKIVSDTAKSYPYLKWAKEINFNIVPTRVSFRTELDRNYNELEFRNIDALLNGNSSADFDVIKNRNFFFGWQYNVGFNLTKSLKLDISSATRTINDQLDIQTFDRSSIFQNVFQKGRPVLYNHRIQLSYRLPFENLPYLDFVNTEIGYGVQYNWSARSTAMVDTNGVKLGNLAQNTNNINVTGGADFNSFFNKFKYFRKVNDKMNARKSEIDSLNNVYTQNFLKKGRKKAFKSYTFKNKLTPTQAFAYALTAIKQLDFNYTENNGTVLPGLLSSPNFYGYGKGIGGPTFGFLLGSQADIRRYAIENSWISSSEYMTEAYSQMTTRNLTGNIQIQPINDFRIDVSFTKNYMKNLMHGNFNVDAISSTPQFDFSFASEMITFTNSNILLKTSFGSDNIYEKIIENAKTISQMYGTPQADGYAEHYSKANAYVLIPAFQAAIEGKSPTKNNSLEKSKFPMPNWRITYSGIKNIPFINSQFAKFDILHAYTSTYTATGIQKSVDYYNKNVNPGAPQYDINNDVYNPYTFNTIGYVEDFSPLLGADVTMRNNMQFRLQYNKNRMYTLGLVNHTLTEDLGSEYVFGFGYILKDLKIKVRYQGKEKNLKSDLNVRADFSLRDNQTRITNILLDDSQITGGQRLMSVKVSADYNISQNFNLRFFYDQLMTKYKISTAFPLSTVRAGITATFNFGGGQGF
- the gcvH gene encoding glycine cleavage system protein GcvH, whose product is MNTPSELKYTKDHEWVKLEGNVATVGITDFAQSELGDIVFVDVDTVDDDLNAGEVFGSVEAVKTVSDLYLPVSGKVIEFNEELEGEPELVNTDPYGKGWIVKVELSEGADQSELLTAEHYQELIG